Genomic window (Dyadobacter fanqingshengii):
GGCAGAATGTTCAGCGATGTCCCGCCAGATTCCAGCGCAACCCGAAAGTAATGTGCATTTTTCTGCGGGCCGATTAGCGCATTGGTGTTATAGGTAAAGTTAAAATTGATATCCGACACAAATGACCGCTGGAAACTATTGAAAAGGTTATTTCCCTGGTCTCTCAGCTCATCAAGAAGTGACTGAAAATCGGAGCGGATGTTTTGGGTGTTCAGAATGTTGAGATCAACGAGCGATAGGTTGAACAATGTTTTGTTTGTTGGCTGCCACGAATATGTCATCGCCACCTTCACGTTCGTTCGCGTGTATTCCGGCCTGTTTACGTAATTATATCCCAATCCCACCTGCGTTCTCGGGTTAGAGCTAGCCGTCTCCTTTTGCAGCATGTTCGCTGGCGTGAGCAATCTTGGGAATATCAGGGAAGTATTTAAACCAATTTCTTCACTGCGGTAAATGGAGCTGTTGCCCAGGAAGCCAGGCACGAGTTCAATGCCACCCCTCAGGTTTGCCTCAAAGTTTTCGAGGCCGTTGAAGACGTTACGGATTTTGTACGATAAGTTTGCAAATGGCCCGGGCGCGCCCTGAAGCTGGATCACATTCAAGCCGACGTCGGTTGAAATCTGATATTTTTCCAAAGGGATCACTTTGAAATAACTGTTGATCCCGTGACCGGTCGAATCGAGCGTATAGGAGTAATTTACAAATCTGAACTGATCGGTTAATGAGAGCTGCTGCTGCGTGTCGCGCTCTTTTTGCTGGCTGTAAATTGCACCGGGACGCACTTGCATTTTGCTATCCAAAATCCTGGTAGCGAAGCGTTTATCTGAAAAAGTGTAATTTATTCCGCGGAAATTAACTGTGTCTTTCCTAGCATAAAGCGAATCCGGCGATCCCGATGGTGGCAACACCTCAAAATGCACAGAATTGATCTTATAACGTTCGCCGTTTTTGATCGCCCCGGGCATATCCACCCGCACTTTTACATCAACCGACTTGAAAAAACTGTCCGTGGCAGCATTTGTGAGCGTATCATTGATCAAATAGGAAATGTTCTGGCGTGAAAAACCCAGATATCCCTGGTTCCGCAGCAATGTCTCAATCCTGATCCGCTCCTCTTCAAATGCATCGCCATCATAGCGCTTCCTGGCTTGCAGGGCCGGATTTTTATTGTTTGAATTGATAATGCTGTCCGCCGTCAAGTTCCGCACCTGATATTCAACGTCGCGGATCATTGTCGGGCGCTTTTCCGTCACATAATAGTTAACCCTGATCCTGTCGAAGATTGTGTCCGGTTTGTAAGAGACCGCAGCTTCAAAAAAACCATTGTTATAAAGGTATTTCTGCATTTTCTCGGCATTCAGGGCAACTTCGGCAGCAACAAAATACACCGGCGCTTCTCCCAGGACCCGCATCCAGAAATTTCCCTGATCCACACGCGTCTGCGCTTTTTCAAGTTTTTTGGCATAGCGCCGCTGAATCTTTTCCAGCTTCCGCGGAGAATTTTCGTTTAAGCGGGATTCATTTTGATATTTTTGCGTGATTTCAATTACTTTCCGCTGTTTTTCCTCACGGTTATAGAACAGTTCACCAAAGCGGTAAAGACCGACATATGGAAAGAAAGGCAGCCCGAGAAGGCGCCTGTTGGGTTTTTGAGGAATCAATGCTTCCAGCTCGGAGTCATTAATGATCTGGTTGCCTTTTATGGAAGAATTGCCAAGATAATAGCTCTTGGACTGGGAGGCGGGCTTTCGTGCGCAAGACGACAATCCCACTAAAATCAGGAAGAAATACCAGCTATATGTAATCTTAGAATGGATATTCAATGCTGTCAAAAAATCGTATAAAGTATATTAACTCGCTTAAAATCAAGAAGTACAGGCAACTTCACCAGTCATTTATTGTGGAAGGCGCCAAGAGTGTGCTGGAATTGCTCGATTCCGATTTTAACATGGAGTTCGTGTTAACAACACAGGAATTTGAACAAAAATACGCAAGTATTTTAAGCAGGCATAACACAATCACAGAAACGGTCACGTTACAGGAATTGGAAGGCTTAGGTTCTTTTCAAACAAACGATTCTTGCCTGGCTGTTGCTAAAACGAAGCAAAACGATTTTTTGTCTCCTGAAAAATCAGAATATGTGCTTGTTTTGGATGATGTCCGCGATCCGGGAAATTTGGGTTCCATTATCAGGATCGCCGATTGGTACGGGATCAAAAAAATTATCTGTTCCAATGATACAACCGATGTTTATAATCCTAAGGTCATTGCCGCCAGCAAAGGATCATTTACAAGAGTCGATCTTTTTTACACGGATCTGACTTCCTATTTGGCTGAAAATGCTGCTGACAAGGCTGTTATCGGTGCTTTTCTAGGCGGGGAATCACTTTATACTTTCAATTTCTCACATTCGGGCGGCTACATTGTAATGGGCAATGAGTCGAATGGGATAGGAAATGCGGTTGAAAAATTTGTTACCAGTAAAATTACAATTCCTCGGGTAGGAGAGGCGGAATCGCTTAATGTGGGCATTGCAACGGCTGTAATGCTGGATAATCTAAGGCGGCAGATTAACGTCTAACCTTTTACTCGTGCGCGGCTTTGTGCGACAGTTCTTCTGCGTATTCCTTGCCCAAATAGTTGTCAATAAAATAATGCGCAACGTAAAGAAGGGGCGTAAGCAGGATCGCAATAAGACCTTTGTATAAATAATTGATTGTCCCGACAGAGAAAACCTGGTTGAGGTCCCAGTTTCCAAAGACGTAAAATGCAATGGTGATCACTACAAAACTGTCGATCAGCTGAGAAAACATGGTGGATCCGGTTGCACGGAGCCAGATGAACTTGCTGCCTGTTTTTCTCCTTAACCACGAAAATACGGCCACATCCAGTAATTGACCCAATAGAAACGCCACGATCGACCCGATCATAATGCCCAGTCCCTGATTGAAAATCTTCGAAAATGCGTCGTTAATGTTAAACACATTCCCGGCTTTGTCGGTGTTGTTAATGTCCAGCCAAAATTGGGCAGGCGGCAACAGTGTGGCTACAAGGATGGTGATAAAAGTGTAAGCAATAAAGCAAGCGGTCAAAAATGAGATGCGTTTTACACCTTTTCTCCCGAAATATTCATTGATAATATCAGAAGTCACAAAAACGACCGGCCAGTTAATGACACCAGCCGTCATATTAAAGTCGAGCCTTTGACCGCCTATAAGCAGTTGTGCTGGCGGGATCCCGAGTAAAGTTTCCACCGAAAATATCTTACCGCCAATGATCTCGGCGATCAGTGCGTTGGTCAAAAATATCCCACAAAGCAGCAAAAACAAACGTTGCCGCTTTGCTTCCTGAACACTAGTATTTTCGATGGTCATTTATTTCGACAATAACTGCTGATAGGGATCGGTTACTTGGTCTGCTTGCTCAGGCTATCACATCTTCCACAGTCCGCGTGGACAGAATGCGGCGGTTTTCGAAAAAGAACTCAATCTTATCCATTGCCTGGTTCAGTTCATCGATTGTTGGTAAAAACACAATCCTGAAATGATCATCGCTAATGTAATTGAAGCCAGTTCCGGCCACTACGAGTACTTTTTGATCGCTTAGCAAGTCATAGACAAACTGTTCGTCCGTTTTTAGACCGAATTTTTTCAGATCAATTTTTGGGAAAACATATAAAGAACCTTTTGGTTTTACGCAGGTTATGCCGGGAATGGAGGTCAGCCTGTCGTAAACGAGGTTCATTTGCTTATGCAATCTGCCGGTTGGAACAACCAGTTCTTTAATGCTTTGGTAACCTCCCAAGGCAGTTTGAATGGCATACTGCGTGGGAACATTGGCGCAAAGGCGCATGCTGGCGAGCAGTAAAATCCCTTCGAGATATGACTTGGCTTTTTGTTTAGCGCCGCTAAGGATCATCCATCCCCCACGGAAGCCAGCCGACCTGTAATTTTTTGAAAGTCCGCCGTATGTCACACAAAGCGTTTCCGTTACGAGCGATCCCATTGGGTAATGTACAGCTCCGTCGTAAAGGATTTTATCGTAAATCTCATCCGAGAAAATGATGAGGCCATGCTCTTCTGCAATTTTGGCAATGCGGATCAGCACGTCTTTTTCGTAAACAGCGCCCGTTGGGTTATTAGGGTTGATCAGGACGATTCCTTTTGTGCGGGAAGTAATCTTCTTTTCCAGATCGTCCAGATCGGGGTTCCAGTCCGACTCCTCGTCGCATACGTAATGCACGGGCGTGCCTCCGCTTAACGCGATAGCGGCCGTCCAAAGCGGGTAATCCGGCGATGGGACCAATATTTCGTCTCCCGGGTTCAGCAAAGCTTGCATAGAAAGCAGAATGAGCTCGCTTACACCATTGCCTATGAAAATATCATTTATTTCAACATCCTGAATACCAATTGTTTGCGTGTAGTGCATGACCGCCTTTCTGGCGGCGAACAATCCCCTGGAATCTGAATAGCCCTGCGCGTTGCGGAGATTCATGATGATATCGTGAACAATCTCATCCGGAGAGTCAAATCCGAACGGGGCTGGATTACCAATGTTCAGGTTATGGATTTTATAACCGAGGCTTTCCAGTTCCAATGCTTTTTGATACGTAGCGCCGCGAATCTCATATTTGAGGTTATTAAGGCGCTGGCTTTTTAAAAATTCCATTGATTTCAGATAGGATAACCACCAAAGTTAAAGAAAATCGATTAAAAAATTAGCTGGCCCGAGCCGGACCAGCTAATTTCAAACTATTACGTAATAAGGAAGTGTATTCTCTTGAATGGTGTATTATTTTCTTACCAAAATCTCCTCCGTAACCCGCCATCCGTTGGCCCCCATATATCCATATCTCAGATAAAAGGTTTTGGTTGCCGGATCATAAGTGTTATTTGCCTTTGGGGCACCGGTCCAGGCAGCTTTGTAGGGCGCAGGCAATTCTTTGTCAAATTGCGTGTAAGGCGCTCCTGCCGCTCCTGCTGCGGGTGTGATGGTTACCTTATTGGTTTTTGGATCAACCGTCAGATTAGCATTGTACCCCGATCCTCCTAAGTCACCCAGCTCTACCGAAACGGTTGTTGGCGATACAGTTACCAAGGGTTTGTTCTTCGCAACGGCTCTTGGTGCAGTCGGGTGATACACATATCCGGTTGCTGCGTAAGTGGCGTCGTAAATGTTTTTAGCCTTCACTCCCAGCAGGATCGTTCCGAAATTGCCGCTTACAATGCCACTGGAAACCGACTTGATCTGGATCGGAAGCACGTAATTTTTAGCAAAATCGAATTTCGAAGGTTTCAGTTTGATCACCACCTCCGCCCTGCGCTGTCCTTTTGGAATGACTACTGTCGCAGGAATTGTATAAAGATCCGGCGTGATGGCGTCAAATTCTTCTTCTTGCTCGGTGTTGTACTGCGTTACCGCAGCTGTGTCCACGCCCAATGTTACGGTGATGTCTTCAGGCGCAACATCCGCTCCGGAGTAACTGACAGTAACCGGATAATCGGCTTCATCAGCCAGGTCAAACGATTGGGAATAAAGTGAATACGTGCTGCCGGAAGGCGATGCAAAGCTGGACGGATTTTTAAATTCAACCACATTGGTCGACTTGTCCGGGTCAAGGGAAATGTCGTCTTTGAGGCAGGATGTCATGGCCACACCAAACAGGAAGAGACCAGCTATTTTTATTGAATAGTTCATATCAGATTTTTCAGTTAGGATCCCAGAAGATCAAATCAGTAAATGGGTTAATCACTCTGTAATTTCCAGCATTGTACGATTGCTCGGAAGTCGGATAGAGAATTCTCGAAGGAAGCTTGTCAGCACGGGTAGAGGTTGACAGTAAAGAGGCAATGTTGTGGTAACCATCACCATTTGGCACAGTGACCGGATAACCTGTTCTTCTGAATTCATTATAACCTTCCTCTGAATTGATCATATTCACCGCAATCCATTTTTGAGTAATGATTGCTTCCAGTCGCTGAGCAGGCGTTGTGGCGAGTTTGATGTTCACCAGATACCGGGCTGCATTGCCTGTTTTGTAAGCTGCTACATCTGCGGCTACATTCTTTCCTGCTGCAACCACGTTGGTTACATCTTTATACAGGTAAGTGTAGGATGCGGCGATACCAGCATCAAAGCTTGCGATGTAGTCACCTGTTATAAATCCTTTTAATCTTGCTTCGGCCTGTAGAAATTGCGCTTCGGCAAGCAGCATAAGCACTTGTCCCTGGCTTGGTCCCTTTAATACACCTAGTGCATTGCTGATGCTGGAAGCGCTGTTGAACTCGCCGCTATACCAGCTTGAATAGTTGG
Coding sequences:
- the tamL gene encoding translocation and assembly module lipoprotein TamL, giving the protein MNIHSKITYSWYFFLILVGLSSCARKPASQSKSYYLGNSSIKGNQIINDSELEALIPQKPNRRLLGLPFFPYVGLYRFGELFYNREEKQRKVIEITQKYQNESRLNENSPRKLEKIQRRYAKKLEKAQTRVDQGNFWMRVLGEAPVYFVAAEVALNAEKMQKYLYNNGFFEAAVSYKPDTIFDRIRVNYYVTEKRPTMIRDVEYQVRNLTADSIINSNNKNPALQARKRYDGDAFEEERIRIETLLRNQGYLGFSRQNISYLINDTLTNAATDSFFKSVDVKVRVDMPGAIKNGERYKINSVHFEVLPPSGSPDSLYARKDTVNFRGINYTFSDKRFATRILDSKMQVRPGAIYSQQKERDTQQQLSLTDQFRFVNYSYTLDSTGHGINSYFKVIPLEKYQISTDVGLNVIQLQGAPGPFANLSYKIRNVFNGLENFEANLRGGIELVPGFLGNSSIYRSEEIGLNTSLIFPRLLTPANMLQKETASSNPRTQVGLGYNYVNRPEYTRTNVKVAMTYSWQPTNKTLFNLSLVDLNILNTQNIRSDFQSLLDELRDQGNNLFNSFQRSFVSDINFNFTYNTNALIGPQKNAHYFRVALESGGTSLNILPKQENLIKNVFGDGLQFYKYVRWNADYRRYWPAGRRSAFVARINSGAVYSYGDSKVPPYEKYFFAGGSNSLRAWLPRRLGPGSAAPRRTDTGLTIESPGEFLLEGNLEWRGFLAKFFGDINYALFIDAGNVWNLGSTATESQKFEPNKFFKEIAVGTGFGIRYDLSFFILRFDFGIKVYDPALQRFVLDELEFNKLFKRTQSNFLNVNLGVGYPF
- a CDS encoding TrmH family RNA methyltransferase; its protein translation is MLSKNRIKYINSLKIKKYRQLHQSFIVEGAKSVLELLDSDFNMEFVLTTQEFEQKYASILSRHNTITETVTLQELEGLGSFQTNDSCLAVAKTKQNDFLSPEKSEYVLVLDDVRDPGNLGSIIRIADWYGIKKIICSNDTTDVYNPKVIAASKGSFTRVDLFYTDLTSYLAENAADKAVIGAFLGGESLYTFNFSHSGGYIVMGNESNGIGNAVEKFVTSKITIPRVGEAESLNVGIATAVMLDNLRRQINV
- a CDS encoding queuosine precursor transporter, with amino-acid sequence MTIENTSVQEAKRQRLFLLLCGIFLTNALIAEIIGGKIFSVETLLGIPPAQLLIGGQRLDFNMTAGVINWPVVFVTSDIINEYFGRKGVKRISFLTACFIAYTFITILVATLLPPAQFWLDINNTDKAGNVFNINDAFSKIFNQGLGIMIGSIVAFLLGQLLDVAVFSWLRRKTGSKFIWLRATGSTMFSQLIDSFVVITIAFYVFGNWDLNQVFSVGTINYLYKGLIAILLTPLLYVAHYFIDNYLGKEYAEELSHKAAHE
- a CDS encoding pyridoxal phosphate-dependent aminotransferase, yielding MEFLKSQRLNNLKYEIRGATYQKALELESLGYKIHNLNIGNPAPFGFDSPDEIVHDIIMNLRNAQGYSDSRGLFAARKAVMHYTQTIGIQDVEINDIFIGNGVSELILLSMQALLNPGDEILVPSPDYPLWTAAIALSGGTPVHYVCDEESDWNPDLDDLEKKITSRTKGIVLINPNNPTGAVYEKDVLIRIAKIAEEHGLIIFSDEIYDKILYDGAVHYPMGSLVTETLCVTYGGLSKNYRSAGFRGGWMILSGAKQKAKSYLEGILLLASMRLCANVPTQYAIQTALGGYQSIKELVVPTGRLHKQMNLVYDRLTSIPGITCVKPKGSLYVFPKIDLKKFGLKTDEQFVYDLLSDQKVLVVAGTGFNYISDDHFRIVFLPTIDELNQAMDKIEFFFENRRILSTRTVEDVIA
- a CDS encoding BT_3987 domain-containing protein, yielding MNYSIKIAGLFLFGVAMTSCLKDDISLDPDKSTNVVEFKNPSSFASPSGSTYSLYSQSFDLADEADYPVTVSYSGADVAPEDITVTLGVDTAAVTQYNTEQEEEFDAITPDLYTIPATVVIPKGQRRAEVVIKLKPSKFDFAKNYVLPIQIKSVSSGIVSGNFGTILLGVKAKNIYDATYAATGYVYHPTAPRAVAKNKPLVTVSPTTVSVELGDLGGSGYNANLTVDPKTNKVTITPAAGAAGAPYTQFDKELPAPYKAAWTGAPKANNTYDPATKTFYLRYGYMGANGWRVTEEILVRK